One genomic segment of Acomys russatus chromosome 6, mAcoRus1.1, whole genome shotgun sequence includes these proteins:
- the Rab7b gene encoding LOW QUALITY PROTEIN: ras-related protein Rab-7b (The sequence of the model RefSeq protein was modified relative to this genomic sequence to represent the inferred CDS: deleted 1 base in 1 codon), whose amino-acid sequence MNPRKKVDLKLIIVGALGVGKTSLLHQYVHKTFFEEYQTTLGASILSKIIILDDTTLKLQIWDTGGQERFRSMVSTFYKGSDGCILAFDVTDPESFETLDIWRNDVLAKIIPMDQPYPMVVLGNKIDLEDRKVPQEVARGWCKEKDMPYFEVSAKNDINVVQAFEVLAERALMRYQGTTESHLADSIKLSPGQQPRRSCC is encoded by the exons ATGAATCCCCGAAAGAAAGTGGACTTGAAACTTATCATTGTTGGTGCACTCGG tgtggGAAAGACCTCTCTCCTTCACCAATATGTACACAAAACATTTTTCGAGGAATACCAGACCACACTGGGGGCCAGCATCCTCTCCAAAATTATTATACTGGACGACACAACTTTGAAGCTGCAG ATCTGGGACACAGGTGGACAAGAGCGCTTCCGCTCCATGGTCTCGACATTCTATAAAGGTTCTGATGGCTGTATCCTGGCATTTGATGTCACTGACCCAGAGTCCTTTGAAACCCTGGACATCTGGAGGAATGATGTCCTGGCCAAGATCATCCCTATGGACCAGCCCTATCCCATGGTGGTGCTTGGGAACAAAATCGATCTGGAAGACAGGAAG GTGCCCCAGGAGGTGGCCCGTGGATGGTGTAAGGAGAAGGACATGCCTTACTTTGAAGTTAGTGCCAAGAATGACATCAATGTGGTACAAGCCTTTGAGGTTCTGGCCGAGCGG GCTCTGATGAGG tACCAAGGCACCACGGAGAGTCACCTCGCAGACTCCATCAAGCTCTCGCCAGGCCAGCAGCCAAGGAGAAGCTGCTGCTGA